One Benincasa hispida cultivar B227 chromosome 5, ASM972705v1, whole genome shotgun sequence genomic window carries:
- the LOC120077455 gene encoding NAC domain-containing protein 6-like, translating into MTHETDLPGFRFHPTEEELLNFYLKHVVSGNRLQFDPIGILNLYQHDPWDLPGLARIGEREWYFFVPRDRKLGGSGRPNRTTKNGYWKATGSDRKIVSLSNPKRLIGLRKTLVFYLGRATRGSKTDWIMNEYRFPDNSPLPKDMVLCKIYRKATSLKVLEQRAAMEEEDANPFQASYSSPASPFETISFCSQQEGMVPSVTPTHEVLNKEVEVADMVDEKQEEKPVEPKSSSTSLQIPSELDKLTELQVPKLDMDWSQDLFWTQFNSPWLQTLTPYASMLNF; encoded by the exons ATGACACATGAAACTGATCTTCCTGGCTTTAGATTCCACCCCACTGAAGAAGAACTTCTTAATTTTTATCTCAAACATGTGGTTTCTGGCAATAGGCTGCAGTTTGATCCTATTGGAATTCTTAATCTCTACCAACATGATCCTTGGGATTTGCCTG GATTGGCaaggattggagagagagaaTGGTACTTTTTTGTGCCAAGAGACAGGAAGCTAGGTGGGAGTGGGAGGCCTAACAGAACAACCAAAAATGGTTACTGGAAAGCAACTGGGTCGGATCGAAAAATTGTTAGTTTATCAAATCCGAAACGACTCATTGGATTGAGAAAGACACTTGTGTTCTACTTGGGAAGAGCAACTAGAGGAAGCAAGACGGACTGGATCATGAATGAGTATCGTTTTCCTGATAACTCTCCATTGCCTAAG GATATGGTACTATGCAAGATCTATAGGAAAGCAACGTCCTTGAAAGTCCTAGAGCAAAGAGCAGCCATGGAAGAGGAAGATGCTAATCCTTTTCAGGCTTCCTATTCATCACCTGCATCACCATTTGAGACGATTTCTTTTTGCAGCCAACAGGAAGGCATGGTTCCTTCAGTAACTCCAACCCATGAAGTTCTTAACAAAGAAGTAGAAGTGGCAGACATGGTGGATGAAAAACAGGAAGAGAAACCAGTGGAGCCCAAATCTTCCTCCACATCTTTGCAAATCCCATCAGAGCTTGACAAACTGACTGAGCTTCAAGTTCCAAAACTGGATATGGACTGGTCCCAAGACTTATTTTGGACTCAATTTAACAGTCCATGGCTTCAAACTTTGACCCCATATGCCAGTATGCTCAACTTCTAA
- the LOC120078474 gene encoding uncharacterized protein LOC120078474 has protein sequence MDSFAANSKKSFHIRSNSLPSKPHPVVDEVNENLCRLKASEATSSSSSLCQKLDGLQDLHDSIDKLLLLPLTHQALVDNKSVDNLLEGSLKILDVCALAKDVLSQMKESEHELESALRRRRGDDILVDVQKYMNSRKMMKKAIHKALRSMERTSSQKVDENSEMASLLKEAEVVTYSTIESLLCFIAGPKLPSKMSRWSLVSKLIQPKRVASKEDEANGNEVEMVDVALYSINNQKSHFLVQVEDVQNSLKKLESCIHDFEEDLESLYRCLIKNRVAFLNILNY, from the coding sequence ATGGATTCCTTTGCTGCAAACTCAAAGAAATCATTCCACATCCGTTCCAACAGTTTGCCTTCAAAGCCACATCCAGTTGTGGATGAAGTTAATGAAAATCTCTGCAGATTGAAGGCCTCAGAAGccacttcttcatcttcttctttgtgccaaaaacttgatggtcTTCAAGATTTACATGATTCCATTGATAAGTTGCTTCTTTTGCCACTCACCCATCAAGCTCTTGTTGACAACAAGTCAGTTGATAACTTGCTAGAAGGATCTCTCAAGATCTTGGATGTGTGTGCTTTGGCTAAGGATGTTTTATCACAAATGAAAGAATCTGAACACGAACTTGAGTCTGCATTGCGCAGAAGAAGAGGAGATGACATTCTAGTTGATGTTCAAAAGTACATGAACTCAAGGAAGATGATGAAAAAAGCAATTCACAAGGCCTTGAGGAGCATGGAAAGAACAAGTTCCCAAAAAGTGGATGAAAATTCAGAAATGGCTAGTTTATTAAAAGAGGCAGAAGTGGTTACATATAGCACTATTGAATCTTTGTTGTGCTTTATAGCAGGACCAAAGTTGCCATCAAAGATGAGCAGATGGTCTTTGGTTTCCAAGCTTATCCAACCTAAGAGAGTAGCTAGCAAGGAGGATGAGGCAAATGGAAATGAAGTAGAGATGGTGGATGTTGCTTTATACTCGATCAATAATCAGAAATCTCACTTCCTTGTGCAAGTTGAAGATGTGCAGAACTCGCTAAAGAAATTGGAGTCGTGTATTCATGACTTTGAAGAAGATCTCGAGAGTCTATATCGATGTCTTATTAAAAACAGAGTCGCTTTTCTTAACATCCTAAATTACTAA
- the LOC120077697 gene encoding uncharacterized protein LOC120077697 has translation MDSFAGNSKRSFHIRSNSLPSKLHPVVDEVDEHLCRLKASEATSSSHSLCQKLGSLQDLQDCIDKLLLLPLTHQALVNNKSVDDLLEGSLKLLDLCVVAKDALSQMKELTHELKCVLRRRRGDDIARKVQKYLNSRKTIKKTIHKALKGMEKTSFQKSDESSEIVSLLKEAEAITYSSIESLLSFMAGQKFASKMSRWSLVSKLMQPKRVACKEEDENRNEVERMDVALSLITSHKSDFFVQVEDVQTSLKKLESSIHDLEEDLESLYRHLIKNRVSFLNILTC, from the coding sequence ATGGATTCCTTTGCTGGAAACTCAAAGAGATCATTTCATATCCGCTCGAACAGCTTACCTTCGAAACTGCATCCAGTCGTCGACGAAGTTGATGAACATCTATGCAGATTGAAGGCCTCTGAAGCCACTTCTTCATCTCATTCTTTGTGCCAAAAACTTGGGAGCCTTCAGGATTTGCAAGATTGCATCGATAAATTACTTCTTTTGCCGCTCACTCATCAAGCTCTTGTCAACAACAAATCGGTTGATGACTTGTTGGAAGGATCTCTCAAGCTCTTGGACTTGTGTGTTGTGGCAAAAGATGCATTGTCACAGATGAAAGAATTGACACATGAACTCAAGTGTGTTTTACGCAGAAGAAGAGGAGATGACATTGCAAGGAAAGTTCAGAAGTATTTGAACTCACGAAAAACGATAAAGAAGACAATCCACAAGGCCTTGAAGGGAATGGAgaaaacaagtttccaaaaaaGTGATGAAAGTTCAGAAATTGTTAGCTTGTTAAAAGAGGCAGAAGCAATCACATATAGCAGCATTGAATCCTTATTGTCCTTTATGGCTGGACAAAAGTTTGCATCAAAGATGAGCAGATGGTCTTTGGTTTCCAAGCTGATGCAACCAAAAAGAGTAGCCTGCAAAGAGGAAGACGAAAACAGAAATGAAGTAGAGAGAATGGATGTTGCACTATCTTTAATCACAAGTCATAAATCTGATTTCTTTGTACAAGTTGAAGATGTCCAGACCTCGTTGAAGAAATTGGAGTCGAGTATTCACGACCTCGAAGAAGACCTTGAGAGTCTATATCGACATCTTATCAAAAATAGAGTCTCGTTTCTCAACATCCTAACTTGCTAA
- the LOC120077454 gene encoding uncharacterized protein LOC120077454 — protein sequence MAGFPSSKNTKYHTRSNSLPSRPHPLISQCDEHLTRLRFFDSTPASSSSSISQQLSGLEDLHECVEQLLLLPSIQEAFVRQCGEKWVDELLDGSLRLLDMCSSAKDALIHTKECVRELHSAIRRRSEMTNEVKKYLASRKVVKRAIQKALDTNKSIESKSNTLVNGSDYNTTAMVSLLKEAEAISLRLFESLLFLISGKKTKSSWSILSVMLSKREVCPEEDAELNEFSNMENALNSVTCQKTNKCKDTIQVFENVQKHLEKLDLGTQDLEQTTERLFRRLIKTRVSLLNILSN from the coding sequence ATGGCTGGCTTTCCTTCAAGCAAGAATACCAAATACCATACTCGCTCGAACAGCTTGCCGTCCCGACCGCACCCTCTCATTTCACAATGTGATGAGCACTTGACTAGACTAAGATTTTTTGATTCCACTCCTGCCTCATCATCATCATCCATAAGCCAACAGCTAAGTGGCCTCGAGGATTTGCACGAGTGCGTCGAACAGTTACTTTTGTTACCCTCCATTCAAGAAGCTTTTGTTAGGCAATGTGGAGAGAAATGGGTTGATGAGTTGTTGGATGGATCTCTTAGGCTGCTTGATATGTGCAGCTCAGCCAAGGATGCTTTGATCCACACAAAGGAATGTGTCCGTGAGCTTCACTCGGCCATTCGACGAAGATCTGAGATGACAAATGAGGTTAAGAAATACTTGGCCTCTAGAAAAGTTGTAAAGAGGGCAATCCAAAAGGCCCTCGATACTAATAAGAGCATCGAAAGCAAAAGCAACACATTGGTCAACGGTAGCGACTACAACACTACAGCCATGGTTAGCTTGTTGAAGGAGGCGGAAGCAATTAGTCTTAGGCTGTTTGAGTCCTTACTTTTCCTTATCTCAGGGAAGAAGACAAAGTCTAGCTGGTCAATTCTTAGTGTAATGCTCAGCAAAAGAGAAGTCTGTCCTGAAGAAGATGCAGAACTCAATGAATTTTCCAATATGGAGAATGCATTGAACTCTGTTACATGCCAAAAGACAAACAAATGCAAAGACACGATTCAAGTGTTTGAGAATGTCCAAAAACATCTTGAAAAGTTGGATCTAGGCACTCAAGATTTGGAACAAACAACCGAGCGCTTGTTCCGTCGTTTGATCAAAACTAGAGTCTCCCTCCTCAACATCCTCAGCAACTAG
- the LOC120077391 gene encoding uncharacterized protein LOC120077391, with the protein MDSFAANQKKSFHIRSNSLPSKPHPVVDEVDEHLCRLKSSEATSTSSSLCQKLDGLQDLHDCIDKLLLLPLSHQALVDNESVDDQLEGSLKLLDLCAMAKDALLQTKESAHELESTLRRRRGHDIVGDVQKYLNSRKMIKKAIHKALKGMERSKFPKSDESSEVVGLLKEAETVTYNSIESVLSFIAGPKLPSKMSGWSLVSKFIQTKKVVSKDLDTSGNKVEMVDAALYSIISHKYDCIVQVEDVQILLKKLASSIQDLEEDLESLYRRLIKNRVAFLNILNH; encoded by the coding sequence atggattcctTTGCTGCAAACCAAAAGAAATCGTTCCACATTCGTTCGAACAGTTTGCCCTCAAAGCCACACCCAGTTGTGGATGAAGTTGATGAACATCTCTGCAGATTGAAGTCCTCTGAAGCCACTTCTACATCTTCTTCCTTGTGCCAAAAACTCGATGGTCTTCAAGATTTACATGATTGTATTGATAAATTGCTTCTTTTGCCACTCTCCCATCAAGCTCTTGTTGATAATGAATCGGTTGATGACCAATTAGAAGGATCTCTTAAGCTCTTGGACTTGTGTGCTATGGCTAAGGATGCATTGTTGCAAACAAAAGAAAGTGCACATGAACTAGAGTCGACTTTGCGCAGAAGAAGAGGACATGACATCGTCGGTGATGTTCAAAAGTATTTGAACTCAAGGAAGATGATAAAGAAGGCAATCCACAAAGCCTTGAAGGGAATGGAAAGATCAAAATTCCCAAAAAGTGATGAAAGTTCAGAAGTTGTTGGCTTGTTAAAAGAGGCAGAAACTGTCACATATAACAGCATTGAATCCGTGTTGTCATTTATAGCAGGACCAAAGTTGCCATCAAAGATGAGCGGATGGTCTTTGGTTTCTAAGTTCATTCAAACCAAGAAAGTAGTGAGCAAAGATCTAGACACAAGTGGAAATAAAGTAGAGATGGTGGATGCTGCATTATATTCAATCATTAGTCACAAATATGATTGCATTGTGCAAGTTGAAGATGTGCAAATCTTGCTGAAGAAATTAGCGTCAAGTATTCAAGACCTCGAAGAAGACCTTGAGAGTTTATATCGGCGCCTTATCAAGAATAGGGTCGCGTTTCTTAACATCCTAAATCACTAA